From the Sphingobium yanoikuyae genome, the window AAGGTCGATGGCGGCTGGCGCATCACCGGTGCCAAGCAGTTCATCACCTCCGGCAAGATTGGCGGGCTGGTGATGATCATCGCCGTCACCGATCCCGACGCCGGCAAGAAGGGCCTGTCCGCCTTCATCGTGCCAACCGACCGCCCCGGCTATGCGGTCGACAAGGTCGAACACAAGATGGGCCAGGGCGCGTCGGACACCTGCGCGCTGCGGTTCGACGACATGTTCGTCGAGGATGATCTGCTGATCGGCCAGCCGGGCCAGGGCTACGCACAAGCGCTGGCCAATCTGGAGACCGGCCGCATCGGCATCGCTGCCCAGTGCGTCGGCATGGCGCAGGCGGCGCTGGAAATTGCCATTGCTTACGCCAGGGACCGCAAGAGCTTCGGCAAGGCGATCATCGAGCATCAGGCGGTCGGCTTCCGCCTCGCCGATCTCGCCACCCGGCTGGAGGCCGCGCGCCAGCTCGTCCTGTCCGCCGCCGCGATGAAGGACAGCGGCCAGCCGGCCCTGACCCAGGCGTCGATGGCCAAGCTGTTCGCCTCCGAAGCGGCCGAGGCGGTGGTATCCGGCGCGATGCAGACGCTGGGTGGCTATGGCTATCTTGAAGAATTCGGAATCGCGAAAATCTACCGCGATGTCCGCGTGTGCCAGATTTACGAGGGCACGTCGGACATCCAGCGCATGGTCATTGCGCGCAGCCTTTGAAGGAGTATTTCGATGCAGGATGATCCGGTAGTCATTGCGAGCTATGCCCGCACGCCGATGGGCGGGTTCCAGGGCGCGCTATCGGCGGTCAAGGCCACGGACTTGGGCGCCACGGCGGTCAAGGCCGCGGTCGAGCGGGCCGGCGTTGCCACTGATGCCATCGATCGCATCTATATGGGCTGCGTGCTGCCCGCCGGTCTTGGCCAGGCGCCCGCGCGCCAGGCAGCGCTCGGCGCAGGCCTTGGCCTCAATATCGAGGCGACGACCGTCAACAAGATGTGCGGTTCGGGCATGCAGGCGGCGATCATGGCGCATGAGGCGCTGGCATCGGGCGCGGCCGACATCGTGATCGCGGGCGGCATGGAGAGCATGACCAACGCCCCCTATGCCCTGCCCAAGCACCGCAGCGGCGCGCGTATCGGCCATGACCGCATCATCGACACGATGATGATGGACGGGCTGGAGGACGCCTATGAACCCGGCAAGGCGATGGGCGTCTTCGCCGAAGAGGCAGTGCGCGACTATCAGTTCACCCGCACCGATCAGGATGATTATGCCATCCGCTCGCTCGACCGCGCCAATGCGGCGATCGGCAGCGGCGCCTTCGTCCGCGAGATCACGCCGGTCACCGTATCGGGCCGGGGCGGCGACACCGTCATCGACACCGACGAACAGCCCGGCAAGGCCCGCCCGGAGAAGATCCCCGGCCTCAAGCCCGCCTTCGTCAAGGATGGCACCATCACCGCCGCCAATGCCTCGTCCATTTCGGACGGCGCCGCCGCGCTGGTGATGACCCGCCAGAGCGTCGCGGAAAAGCAGGGCCTGAAAATCGTCGCGAAGGTCGTCGCCACCGCCGCCCACGCCCATGAACCCGCCAAGTTCACCACCGCGCCGGTGCCTGCGATGCGCAAGCTGCTGGCCAAGGCCGGCTGGTCGGTCGAGGATGTCGACCTGTTCGAGGTCAACGAAGCCTTTGCCGTGGTCGCGATGATCGCCGCCAAGGAACTGGGCATCCCGGCCGACAAGCTCAACGTCAATGGCGGCGCCACCGCGCTCGGCCATCCGATCGGCGCATCGGGCGCGCGCATCGTCGCCACCCTTTTGGGCGCGCTGGAAACACGCGGCCTCAAGCGCGGCGTCGCCAGCCTCTGCATCGGCGGCGGCGAAGCCACCGCCATGGCCGTCGAACTCGTATAATTCTGCCGGGAGAGGACAGATAATGGATATCAAGGGACTGGCCGCCATCGTCACCGGTGGCGCCTCCGGCCTCGGCCGCGCCACCGCCACCATGCTCGCGGCGCAGGGCGCCAAGGTCGCGATCTTCGACCTCAATGAGGACGCCGGCAAGGCGGTCGCCGCCGAAATCGGCGGCCTCTATGTCGGCGTCAATGTTGCCGACGATGCCAGCGTCACCGCCGGGCTCGACACGGCGGAAGCCGCCCATGGCACGGCCCGCATCCTGGTCAATTGCGCCGGCATCGCCCCGGCCGTGAAGACGGTGGGCAAGGAAAATCTGCCCCACCCGCTCGACAGCTTCGCCAAGACGGTGACCGTCAACCTGATCGGCACCTTCAACATGATCTCCAAATTCGCTGCCCGCGCGGCAGCGGCCGAGGAGATGGACGGCGAGCGGGGCGTCATCGTCAACACCGCCTCGGTCGCGGCCTATGACGGCCAGATCGGCCAGGCGGCCTATTCCGCGTCGAAGGGCGGCGTGGTCGGCATGACCCTGCCGATCGCCCGTGATCTGGCCCAGCACAAGATCCGCGTCATGACGATCGCACCGGGCATCTTCCTGACGCCGATGCTGGAGGCCTTCCCCCAGCATGTACAGGATGCGCTGGGCGCGCAGGTGCCCCACCCCAGCCGCCTCGGCAAGCCCGCCGAATATGCCCAGCTGGTCGAGTCGATCGTCCGCAACCCGATGCTGAATGGCGAGGTGATCCGCCTCGACGGCGCCATCCGCATGGCGCCGCGCTGATGAGCGGGTCGGGCAGCGGCGTGGCGCTGGCGATCGCCGACGGCATCGCCCGGATCACGCTGGATCGCCCGGCGGTCGGCAATGCGATCGATCTGCCGCTCGCCCGTGCGCTGCTCGACGCCGCAATCCGGTGCGAGAGCGATGCGGCGGTCCGCTGCGTCGTCCTCAGCGGCAATGGCAAGCTGTTCTGCGCCGGCGGCGATGTCGCGCTGATGGGCGGCGCGGGGGCACAGCTCCCCACCGTCCTCACCGAACTCATCGCCACCTTCCACGCCGCCGTCACCCGCCTCGCTCGCATGGCCAAGCCGCTGGTGACTTTGGTCAACGGCCCGGCCGCTGGCGCAGGCTTCAGCCTCGCCATATTGGGCGATGTCGTGCTGTCCGCCCGCTCGGCCCATTATACCGCCGCCTATGGCGCGATCGGCCTGACCGCCGATGGCGGGCTGAGCTGGCTGCTGCCGCGCCTCGTTGGCTTGCGCCGCGCGCAGGAGATCATCCTCACCAACCGCCGCATCAAGGGCGAGGAAGCCGAAGCCATCGGCCTTGTCACCCGGCTGGTCGATGACGAGGCGCTGGAGGCGGAAGGGCTGGCGCTCGCCGCCCGCCTCGCCGACGCACCGACCGCAGCCTATGGCGCCGCCCGCACCCTGCTGCATGACAGTTTCGACACCGGTTTCGAGACCCAGCTCGACCGTGAATTGCGATCGATGGCGATCGCCGGCGCCGGCGAGGCGCAGGAGGGGCTTGCCGCCCTGCTCGCCAAGCGTTCCCCGAATTTCAGAGGAGCCTGACCCATGGCCGAGGCCTATATTGTCGATGCCGTCCGCACCGCCGGCGGCCGCGCCCGCAAGGGCGGGCTGATCGACGTCCATCCCGCCGATCTGGGCGCCACTATCCTCAACGCCCTGGTCGACCGCACCGGCATCGATCCCGCCGCGATCGAGGATGTGATCGTCGGCTGCGTCAGCCAGGCGGGCGAACAAAGCTTCGCCTTTGGCCGCAACCTCGTCCTCGCCTCCAAGCTGCCCGACAGCGTGCCGGCCGTGACGATCGACCGGCAATGCGGCTCCTCGCAGCAGGCGCTGCATTTCGCGGCGCAGGCGATCATGTCCGGCACCCAGGATCTGGTGATTGCGGCGGGCGCCGAAAGCATGACCCGCGTGCCGATGGGCTCCAACTTCCAGCTCCACGCCGCCGCCGGCCTGGGCGACGGCCCCTGGCCCAAAAGCATCCAGAAACGCTATGGCGTCGCCGAATTCAGCCAGTTCCATGGCGCGCAGGCGATCGCCAACAAATATGGCTTCACCCGCGAGGATATGGACGCCTATGCGCTCGCCAGCCATGCCAAGGCGGCAGCCGCGATCGACAGCGGCGCCTTCAAGGCGGAGATCGTCCCGGTGCTGACGCCAGAGGGTATTTTCGACACCGACGACGGCGTGCGCCGGGGCGGCACGATGGAGGCGATGGCCAGCGTCAAGACGCTGGAGGAAGGCGGCACCATCACCGCCGCCAATGCCAGCCAGATGACCGACGGCGCATCGGGCGTGCTGGTGGCGAGCGAAGCGGCGATCAAGCGCTTCGGCCTCACGCCCCTCGCCCGCATCGTCAACCTGACCGTCACGGCGGGCGATCCGGTCATCATGCTGGAGGAGCCGATCCCCGCCACCCGCAAGGCGTTCGAACGCTCGGGCCTGAAGCTCGACGATATCGACCTGTTCGAGGTGAACGAGGCCTTCGCCTCCATCCCCATGGCCTGGCTCAAGGCGATCGGTGCCGATCCGGCAAAGCTCAACGTCCATGGCGGCGCGATCGCGCTCGGCCACCCGCTCGGCGCATCAGGCACCAAGCTGATGAGCACGCTCGTCCATGCGCTGAAAGCACGGGGCAAGCGCTATGGCCTGCAAACCATGTGCGAAGGCGGCGGCATCGCCAATGTGACGATCGTGGAGGCACTGTGATGGCTTTGAAGACGCGTTTCACCGAACTGTGCGGCATCGAGCATCCGATCGTGCAGGGCGGCATGATGTGGGTCGGCCGCGCCGAACTGGCCGCCGCCGTCTCCAATGCCGGGGGGCTGGGCATCCTGACCGCCCTCACCCAGCCGACGCCCGACGATCTGCGCCGCGAAATCGATCGCTGCCGGACGATGACCGACAAGCCGTTCGGCGTGAACCTCACCATCCTGCCCTCGGTCAATCCGCCGCCCTATGCCGAATATCGCCAGGCGATCATCGACAGCGGCGTGAAGATCGTCGAGACCGCCGGCCACAAGCCGCAGGAACATGTCGATGATTTCAAGGCGCATGGCATCATCGTCGTCCATAAATGCACCGCCGTCCGCCATGCCCTCTCGGCCGAGCGGATGGGCGTCGACGCCATCTCGATCGACGGCTTCGAATGCGCCGGCCATCCCGGCGAGGACGATATTCCCGGCCTCATCCTGATCCCGGCGGCCGCCGACAAGCTCAGCATCCCGATGATCGCCAGCGGCGGCTTCGGCGACGGCCGCGGCCTCGCCGCCGCGCTGGCGCTGGGCGCGGAAGGCATCAACATGGGCACCCGTTTCTGCGCCACGGTCGAGGCGCCGATCCACCAGAATGTGAAGCAGTTCCTGGTCGACAATGACGAGCGCGGCACCAACCTCATCTTCCGCAAGTTCAAGAATACCGGGCGCGTCGCCAAGAACAGCGTGTCGGACGAGGTGGTCGAAATCTCGCTGCGCGAAGGATCGGTCTTCCCCGACATCCAGCCTCTGGTGTCGGGCGCCAAGGGCCGGGTCGCACTCGAAACCGGCGATCTCGACGCCGGCCTGATCTGGGCGGGGCAGATTCAGGGCCTGATCCACGACATCCCGACCTGTCAGGACCTCATCACCCGCATCGTCGAGGACGCCACCACCATCATCCAACGCCGCCTCGCCGGCCTCGTCACGCCGGAACTCGCGCCGGTAGGCTAAAGCGAAATTTGAGGGAGAGGCGGCTCCTCTCCCTCAATCATCATATCGGATGATTTCTGCAAAGCGGGATATCGATGGATCGCGGCTTGTGTCCAGATCGACCGAGAGCAGCGTAGCGCCGCACTGTTTCGTAATCTGACCAACCTGCCCGATCAGGCTGGCTATATCTTCTGCGGATTCGGGCGCCCGCAATTTCGGATAGAGGAAGCCCCCTTCGCCGTCGGCAAGATTGACGGCTTCCATCCGGGACAAGGCCTCCGCCACCCGATCAAGTGACGCCAGAGAACCCGAAAGATAGAAGGTCAACCATAAGTCGGGCACATCAAAACCCGCTTCTGCCCGCAGGACAGCGACCCGTTCGATGATGTCGGCGATGCTCATATTGAAAATCTAACCCGATTCGCGAGCAGCAGCTATCGAAGATCGAGAAGCGCCTGTTTCACGATAAACGTCTGGCGCATCTCCAATAGCCCTGTCCTATTCGCCGCGTCTCTGATCTATCCTCGACGATGGATCGCATCGGCGCGCCCCTGATTCCAACAGAGCATTCGTGCCCCAACCGAAGCGTGGGTGGTGCGTGGCTGTCGCTTAGCCGGCGCGTCGTCATGACCCGAATGGCGCGTCACCCTGACCCGGAAGTGACCCAAGCGTTGCGTCGGTGGGGCGTTGCCGGGGCATTTGGGGCGCATTCGGCCCTTTTTGCCGCACGACACTATATACTTTGCCCGGTGGAACGCAGGTGTGACCTAATCCTGCGCCAGCAGCAGCGCAGCATAGGGTGGCAATGCCATCCCCGACGCCGCATCGCTGATCGCCGCGACGATCGTGCCATCGGCCTCCACCTCATCCGGCCAGGGCGCGGGCGTTGGCGACAGGTTGAAGATGCAGGTCAGCGCCTGATCCTCTGCCACCCGGCGGAAGGCCAGGCACTGATCGTCGGCGCGCATGATATCCAGGCGCCCATGGCGCATCGCCGGATTCGCCTTGCGCAGCGCGATCATCGCGCGGGTGAAGTGCAGCAGCGAGGCGGGGTCGCCCTCCTGCGCCGCCACCGCCCGCGCGACATTCTCCGAACCCAATGGCAGCCAGGGCTCGCCATCGGTAAAGCCCGCCTCCGCCGCATCGACCGACCAGGGCAGCGGCGTGCGTGCGCCGTCGCGCGACAGGGTCAGCGGCCAGTTGGCGATCGCCTCGGGGTCCTGCAATTTCTCGAACGGGATATCGACCTGGGTGATGCCCAGTTCCTCGCCCTGATAGAGGATGACATTGCCGCGCAGCGCCATCAGCAGCAGCATCTTGAGCCGAGCAAAGGCCGGCTGATCCTCCGGCGCGCACCAGCGCGACAAGGCGCGCGGCGCATCATGATTCTCGAACGCCCAGCTCGGCCAGCCCATGCCCGGTTCGTCCGGCCAGCGCGCCAGCGTATCGGCGATCAGGCCGGGGGTCAGCGCCGGGGTATAGAGGAAGGTGAAGCCATAGGCGCTGTTGAGATGATCCTCGCCCGCCGTATAGGCCTTCATCTCCTGCTCGGCGAGGTCGCCGCCCACCTCCGCCACGGTGAAGATCGCGCCATAGCGATCGGTGAGGTCGCGGATGCGCGCGACGAAATCGACCACGCCGGGATGCGACTGGCTATAGCGGCGAATCTGATAATCGAAGGGTCGGGTGCGCGGCCCTTCCCCCTCGGGCGCGGGCGGATTGTCGCGCAATTCCGGGTCGTGCATCGCATGGTTGAGCGCGTCGAGGCGAAAGCCGTCGACGCCCCGGTCCAGCCAGAATTGCATTGCGCCCAGCAGCGCATCCTGCACCGCAACATTATGGACGTTGAGCTGCGGCTGGCTGGTCAGGAACTGGTGCATATAATATTGCCGCCGCCGCGCGTCCCAGGTCCAGGCCGGGCCGCCGAACACCGACTGCCAGTTGTTGGGCGGGGTGCCGTCCACCCTGGGGTCGGCCCAGACGAACCAGTCCGCCTTGTCATTGTCCCGGTCCTGCCGGCTCTGCGCGAACCAGGGATGCAGGTCGGAACTATGGGCATAGACCTGGTCGATCGTGACCTTGATCCCCAGTTCATGCGCGCGCGCCACCAGCGCGTCGAAATCGGCGAGTGTGCCGAAGATCGGGTCCACCCCGCAATAATCGGCGATATCATAGCCGAAATCGCGCATCGGCGAGGGGAAGAAGGGCGAAATCCAGATCGCGTCCACGCCCAGCCGCGCGACATGCTCCAGCCGCGCGGTGATGCCCGGCAGGTCGCCAATGCCATCGCCGTTCGAATCCTGAAAGCTGCGGGGATAGATTTGATAGAGGACCGCACCCTTCCACCAGGGCCGATCGCCTGCATCACGACTGTCGGGAGCCATTTGCGCCACCCCATGTCCCAAGCCTGCGGCGCATCGTGCCGCAGCGCCAGTCTACACGGCGGCGCGCGCAGGTGAAGAACTATGTTGCGGCTGCGAAGGGTTCAGGGCGTATGTCGGGATCGCGTCACGCTGGAGATCAGCTGGTTGATGACGCACTCATCCTGCGCGGCGGATGCACAAATGCCGCACAGCCAGTCCAGACACCGAGCCAGAAATGCCATGGCCCTCTCCTTCTTCTTTATGCGCGCAGAATAACAGGATTCGCGGGCATGGAAAAGCGGGAGAAGAGGGCAGATCGGCGCCTATTGGTCGGCGCCGATCACCCGGTAGAGCAGGATGCGATTCTGCACCGCCGCCAGCTGTGTCGCGATCGCCGATTGCTGCGCGCTGTAAAGCGACCGCTGGCTGGTCAGCGAATTGAGGAAGGTGTCGATGCCCGCCCGATAGCGCTGGTCCGCCAGCGCATAATAGCGCTGGTTGGCCGTCACCAGCGCCTGCTGTGCCGCCTGCTGCCGGTCGATCGTGCCGGCCCGCGCCAGCCCGTCCGACACTTCCTGGAAGGCGGTCTGGATCGCCTTCTCATATTGCGCGACATAAAGGTCGCGCTGCGCCTTGCTATAGTCCAGATTGCCGCGCGCCGCCCCGCCAAAGATCGGCATGCTGGCGGACGGCGCCGCCGACCAGGCAAATCCGCCATCGCTGAACAGCGAAGACAGGGCCGAGCTGGCCACGCCGATCGCCGTCGTCAGACTGATCTTGGGGAACATCGCCGCCCGCGCCGCGCCGATATCGGCATTGGCGGCCTTGAGCTGATGCTCCGCCTGCAACACATCGGGTCGCTGCAACAATACGTCGGAGGATAGACCTGCTGGCACCTTCGCGGTCGACTGCAACAGGCTGTCGAGCGATTGCGGCAGCAGCGCATCCTCGACCGGTGCGCCGACCAGCAGTTCCAGCGCGTTGCGGTCCTGCGCCACCTGGGTGACATTCGCCTCGATGTCGGAGCGCGCCTGCTCCACCGTGGTTTCAGCCTGATGCACGTCCAGCTTGCCGGCCAGACCCGATGTGTTGAGCGTCTGCGTCAGTTTCAGGCTGCGCTCGGCGCTCGCCAGCGTCTGGCGCGACAGGGCGAGCAATTCCTGGTCCGCCGCCATCGTCGCATAGGCGTTCGCCGTCTCGGCGATCAGGGTGATGCGGGTCGACCGCATCCCTTCCTGCGTCGCCAGATAGGATTCGAGCGCCGATCGGGTCAGATTCTTGACCCGGCCGAACAGGTCGATCTCGAACGCGCTGAAACCGACATCGGCGCTATAGCTGTTCTGCCGATTGTCATTCTGGCGACTGAAGCTCGCTGCCGCATCGCCGGTGATCGTCGGCAACTGCGCCGCCCGCTCGACCTTGTACTGCGCCCGCGCCGACTGGACATTGGCCAGCGCCACGCGCAGGTCGCGATTATTGGCCAGCGCCCGCTCGATCACGGTCTTGAGCCGCGTGTCGCCGATCAGCGCGGTCCAGGGCAGGCCGGCGGGTTCGGCGCTCGCCGGGGCATAGGCCTCACCCGTGGGGAAGGCCGGCGCCACCGGCGTTTGCGGTCGGACATATTTGGGCGCCATGTCGCACCCGGCCAGCACCAACGCCGACAGCGGCATCATCATCCATGCAGCGCGGGTCATGCGGGCACTCCGTCCACGGGCGCATCCTGGGCCGGCGGCTCGCCACCCGGCTTCTTCTTGTCCATGCCGAACAGGCGGGCGATCGAGACGAAGAAGAGCGGCACATAGAAGATCGCCAGCACCGTCGCCGTCACCATGCCGCCGACCACCGCCGTGCCGATCGCGACGCGGCTTTGTGCGCCGGCCCCGGTAGCGATGGCGAGCGGAATGACGCCGGCGATGAAGGCCAGGCTGGTCATCAGGATCGGACGGAAGCGCAGCCGCGCCGCCTCCAGCGCCGCTTCCAGCGCATTGCGGCCATTGCGATGCGCCAGTTCGGCAAACTCGACGATCAGGATCGCATTCTTCGCCGCCAGACCCATGGTGGTCAGCAGGCCGACCTGGAAGAAGATATTATTCTCCAGCCCGCGCAGCGTCACCGCCAGCACCGCGCCGATCAGGCCGAGCGGAATGACCAGCAGCACCGACAGCGGGATCGACCAGCTTTCATAAAGGGCCGCGAGGCAGAGGAAGACGACCAGCACCGACAGGCCATAGAGCAGGGGCGCCTGTCCGCCGGACAATTGCTCCTGATAGCTGAGGCCGCTCCAGGCATAGCTGGTGCCGGCCGGCAACTGCTTCTGCAGCGCCACCATCCGGTCCATCGCGTCACCCGAGCTGGCGCCCGGCGCCGACTGGCCCTGGATCTCGAAGGAGGACAGGCCGTTGAAGCGCTGCACGCTGCTCGGCCCCATCACCCAGTGGCTGGTGGCAAAGGCGGAGAAGGGCACCATCTCGCCGGTCGTGCTCGATCGCACCATCCAGTTGTCGAGATCGCTCGGCAAGGCGCGATAGGCGGCGTCGGCCTGCATATAGACGCGCTTCACCCGGCCGCGATCGACGAAGTCGTTGACATAGGTGCTGCCCCAGGCGGAGCTGAGCACATCGTCGACATTGGCCTGGGTCAGGCCCAGCACGGTCAGCTTCTCGGTATCGATGTCGATCTTGAGCTGCGGCGTGTCCTCCAGCGAGGCCGCCCGCACCCCGGCCAGAACCGGATCTTGCTGGGCAGACGCGATCAGCTGGTTGCGCAACTCCAGGAAGCGCTCGCGGCTGAGGCCGCCGCTGTTCAGCAGTTCGAAGGTGAAGCCGTTGGACTGGCCCAGGCCGCGGATTGCCGGCGGGGTCATCGCCAGCACCTTGGCATCGCGGATCGCGCCCAGCTGCTTGGTCGCCCGGTTGGCGATCGTGCCGGCCTCGTTCGTCTTGCCCTTGCGATCGTCCCATGGCGCCAGGTTGATGAAGCCCTGGCCGACATTCTCGCCCTGCCCCTGGAAACTGAAGCCGGTCATGATGAAGGCGAAGGCGACATTGTCCTTCTCGTCATTGAGGAAATAGCTCTGCACCTGGTCGATCGCCGCATTGGTGCGGCTCGACTTGGCGCCGGACGGCAGCGTGACCTGCACCATCACCTGGCCCTGATCCTCGACTGGCAGGAAGCTGGTGGGCAGGCGCATGAACAGCACGACCAATATACCCAGCACCACCACATAAAGGCCCCAGAAGATGCCCCGCTTGCCGATCACGCCCTGGGTGCGGCGGACATAGCCATTGGTCAGCCGCTCGAACCAGCGGTTGAACTTGCCGAACCAGCCCTTCTCGCGATGCGCCTTGTCGATCGGCTTCAGGATGGTGGCGCACAGGGCCGGCGACAGGATCAATGCGACCACGACCGACAACAGCATCGACGACACGATCGTGATCGAGAATTGGCGATAGATGACGCCGGTCGATCCGCCGAAGAAGGCCATGGGCAGCAGCACCGCCGACAGCACCAGCGCGATGCCGACCAGCGCACTGCCAATCTCCATCATCGACTTGATCGTGGCGTCGCGGGGCGAAAGCCCCTCTTCCTCCATGATGCGCTCGACATTTTCCACCACGACGATCGCGTCGTCGACCAGCAGGCCGATCGACAGCACCATGCCGAACAGGGTCAGCGTGTTGATCGAATAGCCGAACAGGGCAAGGATGCCGAACGTGCCGAGCAGCACGACCGGCACCGCGATCGCGGGCACCAGCGTCGCACGCCAGCTCTGCAGGAAGACGAACATCACGATCACGACCAGCACGACCGCCTCGATCAGCGTCTGCACGACTTCCTCGACCGACAGCTTGATGAAGGGCGTGGTGTCGCGCGGATAGACGATCTTGTAACCGTGCGGCAGGTTGCCGCCCAGTTCGGCGACGCGCGCCTTCACCAGCTCCGCGGTCTTGAGCGCGTCGGCGCCCGGCGCCAGCTGCAACGCCATCCCCGATGCCGGATGGCCGTTGAGGCGCGCGCTGGTG encodes:
- a CDS encoding efflux RND transporter permease subunit, giving the protein MLSRFFIDRPIFAWVIAIGIMLAGLGGMLSLPVAQYPDIAPPGVGISATYPGASAETVETSVTQVIEQQLTGIDGLMYFSSSSTSTGQSRITVTFQKGTDPDTAQVQVQNRVQQALSRLPSAVQQQGLSVTKQQTDFLMLVGLYDETDNATQADIADYLVNNFQDSIARIDGIGATQIFGSQYAMRIWLDPYKLAAVKLMPSDVETAIKAQNIEVSAGQIGADPAPANQQINATVTARARLETPDQFRNIVVKTQSDGSVVHLSDVARVELGNESYTTSARLNGHPASGMALQLAPGADALKTAELVKARVAELGGNLPHGYKIVYPRDTTPFIKLSVEEVVQTLIEAVVLVVIVMFVFLQSWRATLVPAIAVPVVLLGTFGILALFGYSINTLTLFGMVLSIGLLVDDAIVVVENVERIMEEEGLSPRDATIKSMMEIGSALVGIALVLSAVLLPMAFFGGSTGVIYRQFSITIVSSMLLSVVVALILSPALCATILKPIDKAHREKGWFGKFNRWFERLTNGYVRRTQGVIGKRGIFWGLYVVVLGILVVLFMRLPTSFLPVEDQGQVMVQVTLPSGAKSSRTNAAIDQVQSYFLNDEKDNVAFAFIMTGFSFQGQGENVGQGFINLAPWDDRKGKTNEAGTIANRATKQLGAIRDAKVLAMTPPAIRGLGQSNGFTFELLNSGGLSRERFLELRNQLIASAQQDPVLAGVRAASLEDTPQLKIDIDTEKLTVLGLTQANVDDVLSSAWGSTYVNDFVDRGRVKRVYMQADAAYRALPSDLDNWMVRSSTTGEMVPFSAFATSHWVMGPSSVQRFNGLSSFEIQGQSAPGASSGDAMDRMVALQKQLPAGTSYAWSGLSYQEQLSGGQAPLLYGLSVLVVFLCLAALYESWSIPLSVLLVIPLGLIGAVLAVTLRGLENNIFFQVGLLTTMGLAAKNAILIVEFAELAHRNGRNALEAALEAARLRFRPILMTSLAFIAGVIPLAIATGAGAQSRVAIGTAVVGGMVTATVLAIFYVPLFFVSIARLFGMDKKKPGGEPPAQDAPVDGVPA